In one Notolabrus celidotus isolate fNotCel1 chromosome 1, fNotCel1.pri, whole genome shotgun sequence genomic region, the following are encoded:
- the eno1b gene encoding enolase 1b, (alpha), with the protein MSIQKIHAREIFDSRGNPTVEVDLYTDKGLFRAAVPSGASTGIYEALELRDNDKSRYLGKGVSKAVENINSSIAPALVGQDVSVVDQEKIDQMMIDLDGTDNKSKFGANAILGVSLAVCKAGAAEKGVPLYRHIADLAGNPDVILPVPAFNVINGGSHAGNKLAMQEFMILPVGASSFKEAMRIGAEVYHNLKNVIKKKYGQDATNVGDEGGFAPNILENQEALELIKEAIAKAGYTDEVVVGMDVAASEFYRDGKYDLDFKSPDDPSRYITPDELADLYKSFVKDYPVVSIEDPFDQDDWAAWSSFTGSTDIQIVGDDLTVTNPNRISKAVEEKACNCLLLKVNQIGSVTESMRACKMAQESGWGVMVSHRSGETEDTFIADLVVGLCTGQIKTGAPCRSERLAKYNQILRIEEELGDEARFAGKNFRNPLAQ; encoded by the exons ATGTCCATCCAGAAGATCCACGCTCGAGAGATCTTTGATTCTCGTGGAAACCCCACTGTGGAGGTTGATCTTTACACTGATAAAG GCTTGTTCAGGGCTGCCGTACCAAGCGGTGCCTCTACTGGAATCTATGAAGCCTTGGAGCTTAGGGACAATGACAAGTCTCGCTACCTTGGAAAAG GAGTCTCAAAGGCTGTAGAAAACATCAATTCCTCTATTGCACCTGCACTTGTTGGCCAA GATGTGTCTGTGGTTGATCAAGAGAAAATTGACCAGATGATGATTGACCTGGATGGCACAGATAATAAAT CCAAATTTGGAGCGAATGCCATCCTGGGTGTGTCTCTGGCTGTTTGCAAAGCTGGTGCAGCAGAGAAAGGTGTTCCTCTGTATCGTCATATTGCTGACCTTGCAGGAAACCCAGATGTTATCTTGCCTGTGCCG GCCTTCAACGTGATCAATGGCGGCTCTCATGCAGGGAACAAGCTTGCCATGCAGGAGTTCATGATCCTGCCCGTGGGTGCGAGCAGCTTCAAAGAGGCCATGCGCATTGGAGCAGAGGTCTACCACAATCTCAAGAACGTCATTAAGAAGAAATATGGTCAAGATGCCACCAATGTGGGTGATGAAGGTGGCTTTGCTCCAAACATCCTGGAGAATCAGGAAG CTCTCGAGCTGATAAAGGAGGCCATTGCTAAAGCAGGATACACAGATGAGGTTGTGGTCGGTATGGATGTAGCAGCCTCCGAATTCTACAGAGATGGAAAATACGACCTGGACTTCAAGTCTCCTGACGACCCGAGCCGTTACATCACTCCTGACGAGCTGGCTGATCTCTACAAGAGCTTTGTGAAGGATTATCCAG TGGTCTCCATTGAGGACCCCTTTGACCAGGATGACTGGGCAGCCTGGTCCAGCTTCACTGGCAGCACAGACATCCAGATTGTGGGAGACGATCTCACGGTAACCAACCCTAATCGCATCAGTAAGGCAGTGGAGGAGAAGGCCTGCAACTGTCTGCTGCTAAAGGTCAATCAGATTGGCAGCGTCACTGAGTCCATGAGAGC GTGTAAGATGGCTCAGGAGAGCGGCTGGGGTGTGATGGTCAGCCATCGCTCTGGTGAAACCGAGGACACGTTCATTGCAGATCTGGTGGTCGGCCTTTGCACTGGACAG ATCAAGACTGGTGCCCCCTGTCGCTCTGAGCGTTTGGCCAAATACAACCAGATTCTCAG AATCGAAGAGGAGCTGGGAGACGAGGCTCGTTTTGCTGGGAAAAACTTCAGAAACCCACTGGCCCAGTAA